The Streptomyces taklimakanensis nucleotide sequence CGAGCCGGGGGGCAGCAGCCCGCGAGCCGCGCACCACAGGGCGAGGTGGCCGCCCGAACAGTGCCCCGCCAGGACGTACGGTCGTCCCCGCGGCAGGGTGTCCACGATCCGCGCGATGTCGTCGAACGTCTCCGGGTAGCCACCGGCGCCGCCGGATCGGCGGAAGCCCGGGAGCAGGACGTCGAAGCCCTGCTGCGCGAGGTACGCCGCGAAGGGGGTCAGGTGCATCCGGTCGTAGCGCCAGTAGCCGCCGTGCAGCAGGATCACCAGCGGGGCGTCGGGATCTTCGGCGGGCCAGGCGTCGTAGGCCTGGTGGGGGTGGCCCCCGTAGGAGCCGTGCGCCGGTGCCAGCACCGGTTTCAGGCTCAGGACCCGTTTCTCCTCCTCGGCCGCGAAGGCGGACATCGGCCTAGACGCCACCGCGCACCTCCCACAGTTCGGGGAAGACCGGGCGGGCCGCGCGCCGCTCGAGCCAGGCGAGCCCGGTGGATCCGGCGCTGCCGCTCTTGGTGCCCATGGCGCGGCGTACGACCATGACGTGGTCGAAGCGCCAGCGCTCGACGAGTTCGGCGATGTCGGTGAGCAGTTCGCCGAGGGTGAGCAGCGGGTCGTGCCGTGGACCGGCGTAGACCTGCCGCCAGGCCTCGACCACATCCGGGTCGCAGGTGTGGGGTGTGGTCACGTCCCGCTTCCGGACGTGTTCGGGGACGGGCAGGCCCCGCCGGTGCAGGAAGCGCAGCACCTCGTCGTAGAGGGACGGTTCGCGGTAGGTCTCGCCGAGCGCCTCGTGGACGGCGGCGTCGCCCCGGTGCAGGTCGAGCATTCCGGCCGACTTGTCGCCCAGCAGGAACTCCATGTGCCGGTACATGGCCGACTGGAAGCCGGACGCCTCGCCGAACGCGGCCCGGAAACCGTTGAACCGGGCGGGTGTCAGGGCGGCGAGCGGTGCCCAGGCCGCGTTGAGGGCGGTCAGGGCGCGGCGGCTGCGTACCAGTGCGTCCCCGGCGGCGTCCAGGTCGTCCTTGGCGAGGGCCGTCCTCGCGGTGCGCCACTCGTGGACGATCAGGGTGAACCACAGCTCCATCACCTGGGTGGTGACGAGGAAGCCCATCTCGTCCGGGGCCTCGGTGAGGGGGTGCTGCAGCGTGTTGAGGACGGACGCGTGCACGTAGGTGTCGTAGGGGCTCGCGCCCGGGAAGGGCCGGGTCGGCGGGTCGAGGTCGTCGGCGTCGGGCGGGGCGGGGGCTGACGTGTCGTCGTTCATGGCATCTCCTGGTGCTGCCGTCGGCCGGGAGTGCGGCCGGACGAACCGGGCGGGGGCCACCGGTCGTGCGGTGCGGGGAAGCGGTGCCGTGAGCGGCTCTCTCACACGCCGAGGTGGACGCCGCCGGAGGCGTCGATCCACTGGCCGGTCACCCAGCGGGCGTCGTCGCTCGCCACGAAGGAGACGACGTCGGCGATGTCCGCGGGGGCGCCGAGCCGGCCGAACACGGAGGCCTCCGAGTACTTCCGGCGGATCTCCGGGACGCTCAGCGTGGGGTTGATCTCCGTCTCGGTGTAGCCGGGCGCGACGCTGTTCACGGTGATGCCCCGGGGGCCCAGCTCCTGCGCGAGGGAGAGGGTGAGGTAGTCCAGGGCGGCCTTGGTCATGGTGTAGGCGACGATCGGGGGGAAGGCGACGCGGGTGGCCACCGAGGAGACGTTCACGATCCTGCCGCCGTCGCGCAGCCGGTCCAGCCCGCGCTGGACGATGAAGAACGGCGCCTTGGTGTTGACGGCGAACACCCGGTCGTAGTCCGCCTCGGTGACGTCCGCGATCCGGCGCGGGAGGGTGATGCCGGCGTTGTTGACGAGGATGTCCACGCCGGGCCGCGCGTCCTGCTCGGCCAGGGCGCGGTCGAAGGCCTCCCAGAGGGTGTCGGCGTCGCCGGGTACGCCGAGTTCGGCGTGGACGGGGAAGGCCCGGCCGCCGTCGGCCTCGATCTCCTCGACCGTGCGCTCGGCCGCCGTCCGGTCGTGCCCGTAGTGGACCGCCACGAGGGCGCCCTCCCGGCCCAGACGTCGGGCGACGGCCCGACCGATGCCGCGGCTGCCTCCGGTGACCAGGACGGTCTTGCCCTCGTGCGGCAGGGTGGTGGTCAACGTCTTCTCCTTCGGGTGGGGTGGGGGCCGGACCGGGAGCGCGACGGGTGTGCGCCGGGTCAGGCGTCGAAGTCGAGGGTGAGTTCGGTGTCGAGCGGCCGGGCCCGGCACACGAGCGTGTAGCCCGCGGCCAGTTCCTCGGCGTGGAGGGCGTGCTGGGGACCTGCCGTCACCCGGCCGGACAGGACCCGGGCGCGGCAGCTGCCGCACACCCCCTCACGGCAGGCGTGGGGCACGTCGGGGTGGGTGCGCAGCAGCGCGTCCAGGATCGAGGCGTCCTCGGGTCCGGCGGCCGCCAGGCGGCGGTGGCCGCCGAGCAGCGCGGTGACGCGGGTCCGGTGCGCGGCGGCCGTCGGCCGGGGCGGCGCGCTCCGCGGTGGGGGGCCCGCGGGGGTGAAGGCTTCCGAGCGGATCCGGGCCGGGTCGGCGCCCCACGCCGTGAGCGCCCGGCGCACCGCGTCGACCATGCCGGGCGGGCCGCACAGGGCGAACGTGGTGCCGGGGTCGGGGTGGGCGTCGACCGCGGTGAGCAGGCGCGGCAGCTTCGCGTCGTCGATCCGCCCGTCCGACAGCCCGCTGCCGTGCTCTTCCCGGGTGAGGACGTACAGGGCGGTGAAGCGGTCGACGAACGAGTCCTTCAACTCGGACAGTTCGTCGGCGAGCAGCGCGTCGGCGGCCGTCGGGACCGAGTGGATCAGGGAGACGCGGCAGGCGGAGTCCTCGCGCAGGGCGGCGGCGGCCATGACGGCCAGCGGTGTGACGCCGGAGCCGCCCGCGATCAGGACGTGGTGACCGCCGGGCCGCCCGGACAGGGCGAACGTGCCCGTGGGCGGGGAGAGTTCCAGGGTGTCGCCCGGCGACAGGTTGGCGGCGGCGTGGGCCCCGAAGCCGTCGGGGGCGCCGCGGCGGATCACCAGGCGCAGCGCGGCCGGGTCGGCCGGCGGGGGGCACACCGAGTAGCTGCGGCGCAGTTCCCCACCGGCCCGGCGGTGCCGGACGACGACGTGCTCGCCGGGTCGGTGGGCGAAGACGTCGCGCAGGGCGTCGGGCACCTCGAGGGTGACCGCGACCGCGTCCCCGGTGAGGTGTCGGACCTCGACGACCGCGAGCCGGTACCGGCCGGTGCGCCGTCCCGCGGCCCGGGGTCGGTCGGGGTGTTCCGGACGGGGGTCCGTGGGCGTGTCGCCGGTCGTGGCGGCGGTGTTCACGGTCGGCCTCACAACGCGCTCAGGTGGGGGAACAGCTCGTGGCATGCCGTGCACCGCAGCACGGACTGGCAGCGGGACGGCCCGAAGGGGCTGTGCGGCCGGGTGGCCCGGGAGCCGCAGTGCGGGCAGGGCACCGCGATCGGTGCGACGGGGACCGGACCGTTCGCCGGCGCGGGTACGGGCGGGGCGATGCCGTGGGCGGCGAGCTTCTCCCGGCCGGCCGCCGTGACGCGGTCCGTCGTCCACGGCGGGGACAGCACCTGCCGGACCCGCCCCTCGGGGTGGCCGCTGGCGGCGAGGGCGTCCCGGATCGCGGAGACGATGGCGGGCAGCGCCGGGCAGCCCAGGTAGGTCGGGGTGATCTCCACTTCGAGCACTCCGTCGGCGGCCGGGGCGACGGAGCGGATCACGCCGAGGTCGCCGAGGCCGATCATCGGCAGCTCCGGATCGGGCAGTGCCTCCACCAGGGCCCGGACCTCCGCCACCGCGCGGGCGGGGCGCGGGGGTGGGACGGGTCGTGGCGCCGAGGGGGTCGGGCCGTTCACCAGCGGCCTCCCGGGAACCGGCGGTGCACCGACTGCATCTCGGCGATCAGCGGTCCGAACTCCTCGGTGTGCAGGCCCGCCCGGCCGCCCCGGAGCTGCTGGCTCGGGGTCGGCACGGTCAGACCCGCGCGGGTCACGACCTCGCTCACGCGCCGCTCCCACGCCGGGCGCAGCGGGGCCGGCGAGGGCACCGTGCCCGCCGCCGCGAGGTGACGCACCACCTCGTCCTCGTCGAACAGTTCGGCGGTGTAGGGCCACACCCGCTCCAGGCCCCGTTGCATCCGGCGGGAGCTCTCGGGGGTGCCGAGCCCCAGCCGCAGCGTCCAGTTGTCGGCGTGCATCCGGTGGAAGGCCACCTCCCTGGCGGCCCGCTCCCCGAACGCGGCCGGCCGGGCGTCCGCGCTGCCGGCCAGGGCCTCGTAGTACAGGGCCGCGTAGTGGGTGTAGGCCAGTTGGCGGGCGACGGTCACCGCGAAGTCGCCGCCGGGCAGCTCCGTCAGCAGGGCGTTGGTGAACTCCCGGTCGGAGCGGGTGAAGGCGAACTCGTCCTCGGAACGTCCGGTGCCGTCGACGCGTCCGCTGAGGGTGAACAGCGTGCGGGCGTGGCCGATCAGGTCCAGGGCGATGTTGGACAGGGCCATGTCCTCCTCGATGGTCGGCGCCCGCGTGATCCACTGGCACAGCCGCTGTCCGAGGACGAGGGCGTCGTCGCCCAGGCGCAACAGGTGCACGGCGAGGCGGGCGTCGACGCGGGCGGTCCCGGCGGTCGGGGCCGGGTCAGTCGAGGTGGTCACCGTCGGGGCCTTTCTCGGTCAGTGGCGCGAAGTGCTCCGGGTACCGGTAGGGCTTGTGGCGGGCGCCGGCGAAGAACGGGTCGCGTTCGTCCGGGGACACCGCGTGCACGGCGTCCGAGCGGACCACCCACAGCGACAGCGGGTCGCCGCGCCGGGTGTACAGGTCACGGGCCCGCAGCAGGGCCGTGTCGGCGTCGGCGGCGCGCACGGACCCCACATGCTGGTGGGCGAGGCCCCGTCGGGGTCTGAGGAAGACCTCCCAGGACGCCGGGGCGCCCTCCCGCCGCCGGCTCATGCGCGCTCACCCGCCTCGTCCCGCGCGGCCTCCGTCGCGGTCGTGTCCGCCGCCGTGTCCGCCGCCGTGTCCGTGGTCGGGGACGGTCCGTCCGCCCCGAAGCGCGCGGCGTACGCGGCGGACGCCTCCCGTACCCAGGCGCCGTCCTCGTGCGCCGCACGCCGGTGTTCGACGCGGTGCCGGGACCAGTGCGCGTCGTCGCCGAGCGCCGCGCGGTAGACGTCCCAGTCGACGGGGGTGAAGTCGTAGTGCCCGCGTTCCTCGTTCCAGCGGATCGCCGGATCCGGGAGGGTGAGTCCGAGGCGCTCGGCCTGGGGGACACAGCCGTCGACGAAGCGTTGGCGCAGCTCGTCGTTGGTGTGGCGCTTGATGCCCCAGGCCATGGCGCGGCGGGAGACCGCGGCGCCCAGCGCGGCGGTGCGGGCGTCGGCGCCGCCCGCCGCGGTGTCGGGCGGCCCGAACATCAGCGCCACGGCCGGCAACCACCAGCGGTTCACCGCGTCCTGGGCCATCGCCTTCTGCTCCGGCGTGCCCTCGCACAGGGCGCGCAGGAGGTCGTACCCCTGCCGTACGTGGAAGGCCTCCTCCTGGCAGACGCGGCGCATCGCCCGGGCGTACGGCCCGTAGGAGGTGCGGCACAGGGGAGCCTGGTTGACGACGGCGGCGCCGTCCGTCAGCCAGGCGATGGCGCCGGTGTCCGCCCACGTCGGCGCGGGGCGGTCGAACGTCGCCGAGGCCCGCTGCCGGCCCCGGTGCAGGGCGTCGAGCAGTTCGGCGCGGTCCACGCCCAGCGTCTCGGCGGCGGAGTAGAGGTACATCCCGTGCCCGGCCTCGTCCTGGACCTTGGCGATGAGCACCGACTTGCGGTGCAGGGAGGGGGCCCGGGTGAGCCAGGCGCCCTCCGGTTGCATGCCGATGATCTCGGAGTGGGCGTGCTGCGCCATCTGCCGGAGCACCATCCGACGGTAGCCGTCGGGCATCCAGTCGCGGGGCTCGATGGTCTCCCCCGCGGCGATGAGGCCGTCGAAGTGCGCGAGCAGCTCGTCCTGCGCGGCGGGCGCGGTGGGTGCGGTGGCGGGCGGCCGTGCGCTCATGCGCCGCCTCCGCGGCCGGTCTCCGCCACGGGGGATCCGGACCGGCCCTCGGACCGGACGCGTGGCCTGGACACTGGCATCACTCCTTCGGCATTCCTCGGGCTTCGGCACGCCCGACGCGTCGCGGCACCCGTCCCGCCGGGCGGGTGGCGCGCTCTCCGTCTCGGAAAGAGGCGCCGCACGGGGCCCCGCTATCCCCGCGCCGGGCAGTGCGGGCGCGTGACAAAGGTCACCCGGTCCGCGGGGATTGCCGTCCGCCGCGCGGGCCTCTTGTTCGGGTGACACGGGACCCACGAGATCCGCTCGGCGGCCACGCGCCGCGGCGAAAGGGGAAGGCATGAGCACCATCAGGGAGTTGCTGGTCGAACTCACCGGTACCGCGGAGTTCGCCGACGCCGAGCGGGTCGGTGACGACGTCGACCTCGCCGCGAGCGGCATCGACTCCGGCGACCTGGTGCGTCTCGTCCTGCTCGTCGAGCAGCGGCTCGGCGTGGAGATCACCGCCGACGCCATGGAGGAGCTGCACACGATCGCCGACTACGAGCGGTTCGTGGCCGAGCGTTCCGCCGCCGGCGCCGGCGGTGCGTGATGTGGCTGGCACAGCTGCTGGAACGCAACCGACAGTGCCGGCCCGACCGGTTGGCACTGGTCGACGAGCGGCGCCGGCTCACCTGGTCGCAGTTCCACGACCGTACGCTCGAACTGGCGCGGGGACTGGCCGATCTGGGCATCGAGCGCGGCGACCGCGTCGCGGTGCTGTCCAAGGACCGCGTCGAGGTCCTGGAGACCTACTTCGCGCTCGCCCGGCTCGGCGCGCTGTTCGTCCCGCTGAACCACAGCCTGGCCGTGCCCGAGGTCGCCGGCATCGTCGAACGCGTCGGAGCGGTGGCCGTCCTCGGTGAGTCGGAGCTGCTGGACCGGCACCCCGAGCTGCCGGCGCCGGTGCGGATCAGGATGGCGCTGGACACGCCGGCGTTCGAGGCCCTGGGCTCCCTGGCCGCCGAGCGTGCCCTGCCCGAGGTGGCCGACACCGACCCGATCGCCGTGCTGCACACCTCGGCGACCACCGGACGGGCCAAGGGCGTCACGGTCGACAGCGCCTCGTTCCGTGCCATCGCCCTGGGCTGGCTGGTGATGGCGCGGCCCACCGACGACATCGTCATGGTCAACTGCTGCCCCCTGTACCACGGCAGCATGGTGGTGTCCCTGACCTACCTGGCCGCCGGCGCCACCGTCGTGCTCATGCCCGGCTTCACCCCGCAGCGGGCGCTGGCCGCGGTGGAGGAACACCGCGCCACCCACATGTGGCTGGTCCCGCAGATGCTCCGCTTCATGCTCCGGGCCAAGGGCGCCGCGCGCGCCGACCTGTCCTCGCTGCGGGAGGTCCTCTACGGCGCCGCCCCCATGCCCCTGGACGTGTACGCCGAGGCCGTGGAGCGCCTCGGCTGCGGCTTCCGGCAGGTCTACGGCATGACGGAGGTCGGCGGGCCCTTCGTCACCCTCGGCCCCGACGAGCACCCGGCCCCCGGGGACGTCACCGCCCGCATCCCCTGCGGACGTGTCGTTCCCGGCATGTCCGCCCGCGCGGTCGACGAGGCCGGGCGGGAGATGCCCCGCGGCGAGATCGGCGAGATCGTCGTGCGCGGACCGGGCGTGATGCAGGGCTACTGGAACGACCCCGAGGCCACGCGCGAGATCGTCCTCGACGGCTGGATCAGGACCGGCGACCTGGGCTTCGTCGACGGAGCGGGCCGCATCCACCTCGTGGACCGCACCAAGGACGTCATCATCCGGGCGGGCCAGAACGTGTACCCCTCGGAGATCGAGCGCGCCCTCGTGTCCCACCCGGCGGTCCGGGACGCCGCGGTCGTCGGCACGCCCGACGACGACTACGGCGAGGTGCCGCTGGCGTACGTCGTCGCCGAGCCGGGCACGCGGGCCGCGGACCTGCTCGCCCACGTCGGGCAGCGGCTCGCGCCCTACAAGCGTCCGCGGCGGGTGGAGTTCATCGAGCAGGTGCCCCGCAACCCCGCCGGGAAGATCGTCAAGAAGCTGCTGCGGGCCTGACGGGTGGGCCCGCGTCGACACCCGGCTCCGGCGGCCGGCCGTCGTGCGGGGGCGTCCCCCGGCGCGGCGGCCGGCTCGTACGCCGAGGTGGCCGCCCGGCTGCACCCGCAGCGACCCGCGTGGGCGTCGGCCGGGCTCGGGCTGGGCCTCGCCGCCGTCTCGGACCCTCGGGCCGTCCCCGCCGGGCCCGACGAGGAGGCCGCGGCCGCGACGATGCCGCCGCGGCGCCGGTCGGAGTTCCTGGCCGGCCGGCTCGCGGCGCGGCGCGCGCTGCGCGCGGTGGGGCTGGAGTGCGGGCAGATCCCGCGGGCGGGCCGCCTGCCGAGGTTCCCGCCGGGTCGGGTGGCGTCGATCGCGCACAGCGCGGGCGTCGCGGTGGCCGTGGCCGCCTCGTCGGGCCGGGGCCTCCCGCTCGGCTGCGACCTGGAACTGCGCCCCCTGCCCGCCGAGGCGGCACGGCTGGTGCTGCGCGACGACGAGGAGGCGTTGTTGGGCCCTCTCCCGCCCGGTACGGCGCCGTACTCCGTGACCTCGTTGTTCTCGGCGAAGGAGGCCGCGTGGAAGGCCCTGCACACCGGGCCGCGGGCGCTGCCGGACGGCCTGCTGAGGAGCCTGCGCGACCTGCGGGCGCACTCGCTCGTCCGGGGACTTCGGATCGAGGCGCGGACCGACCCGGCGCTCGCCGTGCGCGTCGAGGTGGTGGCGGTCGGCGCGGGCGTGTTCAGTACGGTCCTCGGCTGGGCCGGTCGCTGACCGCCGGCCGCCGCGACCCCCACGGACCCCGCGGTTCCCGCCCCGTGGTCGACGCACGGGGCGGGGGCCGTCGGCGTGTCACGCGCGTGCGTTGACCAGGACCGCCATGTTGCCCGCCGGGTGGCGGTTGTCGTGGATGAGCTGGTGCGCCAGGCCGATCTCCTCGAAGCCGAACGTCCGCGACAGGCACGGGTCGACGAAGCCCTGCTCGATCAGTCGGGTCACCTCGCGGGCCTCGCGGGCACCGGCCACGTGCGACCCCTGCAGCCGCTTCTGCCGCATCCACAGGAAGCGCAGGTCCACGTCTCCGTTGTAGCCGGTGGTGCCGCCGCAGATGACGACCATGCCCCCGTTGGCGCACAGGTACACGGACGTGGGGATGGTGTCGGCGCCGGAGTGTTCCAGCACGATGCGCGGGCTGCGGCGCTCGCCGAGCACCTCCCAGAAGCGCCGCCCGAAGGCGCGCGCACCGGCCAGCCAACGGGCCATCGCCGCCTCGTCGGAGGTGTCCGGCATCCTGCCCCAGTGGTCGAACTCGCGCCGGTCGATCCATCCCCGGGCGCCGAGCCCCACACAGAACTCGCCGCGCTCCTCGCTGGAGACGACCGCGACGGGGATGCCGCCGACGTGCCGCACGAGCTGGATGGCGATGCTGCCCAGGCCGCCGGCCCCGCCCCAGATCAGCACCGGGTCGCCCGGCCGGACCGTGTGCGGTTCCCAGCCGAAGAGCTGGCGGTAGGCGGTGGCCGCCGTCGCCATGTAGCAGGCGGACTCCGCCCAGGACAGGCGGGCGGGCTTGGGGTGGCACATGTAGTCGTCGACGACCGCGAACTGCGCGAAGGAGCCGTAGTTCTCCTCGTACCCCCACACGCGCTGGGTGGTGGAGAAGGCCGGGTCGGCGCCGAGGCGGATGTCCTCGGCCGTCTCGTCCCACCGGCTGGCCAGCACGACGACCTCGTCGCCCGGCCGGACGTCCCGCACCCCCTCGCCGACGGCCCACACGATGCCGGACAGGTCGGAGCCGCCGATGTGGAAGTCCTCGGTGGCGCCGGCCTTCCGCCGGGCGGCGATCACGTCGAGCGGATGTCCCAGGGCCGCCCAGACGTTGTTGTAGTTGACTCCGGCCGCCATCACCTTGACGAGCACCTGTCCGCGCCCGACGGGAGGCACGTCGACCACTTCGGTGCGGAAGGCGTCGATGGGCCGCCCGTAGCGTTCGCGGCGGATCAGCGAGGCGTACATCTTCTTCGGCACGGTGCCCATCTCGGGCGCGTCACCGAGTTCGTAGAGGTCCTGGGTGGCGGTCGCGGTCACATGGGGCTCCTGGGCGGTCGGGTCCCGTTCGGGACGGGGAGGCGGACGGGGGCGGGCCGGTCGGACGGGGGCGGGCCGGTCGGACGGTCGGGCGCCTCGCGCAGCGCCTCGGCGACCGTGGCGCCGATCAGCGCGATGGGCTCGGGTTCGGTCATCTCGTAGTGCCCGCACGGCACTCGGTGGTCGTGCAGGGTCCCCTCGACGTGGGGCCGCCAGCTCTCGGCCTTGTCGGGCAGCACGGCCGGGTCGCCGGGGAAGTCGGTGGTCTCCTCCCGGGCGGCGCTGAAGAACAGCACGTCCCCGCGGAAGACGCCGGGCGCGAACCGAGGGGCGATGCGCAGGTTGTTGCGCATGACCGCGGCGATGGCCTCGGCCTCGGCCCGGGTGACCGGCGAACTCGTCGGATCGGCCGTCAGGCCGGCGTCGATGCGGGCGAGGACGGTCGCCACGTCCGGCACGTCGGCCGTTCCCCCCTCGACGGGCAGGCCGGCCACCCTCGTCAACAGGGACGCCACCTGACGTTCGATCGCCGCGGCGTCGTACTCCACACCGTGCGGCTGGGGAGCGTCCAGCATGGCCAGCAGCTCCACCCGCTCGCCCCGCTCCTGCAGGGCGCAGGCCATCGCGTGCGCCACGAAACCGCCGTAGGACCAGCCCAGCAGCCGGTAGGGGCCGTGCGGTTGCACCTCGCGGACGAGGGCGAGGTAGGAGGCGACCATGGACGCCGCGTCCGGCGCGGGCGGCCGGGTGCCGTCGAGGCCGGCGGCCTGGATGCCGTAGACCGGCTGGTCTCCGCCGAGGTGGGGCAGCAGTCCCGTGTAGCGCCAGGACACGCCCGCCCCGGGATGGACGCAGAACAGGGGTGCGGCGTCGCCCTGGGGCCGCAGCGGCAGGAGCGGGGCCAGGGCGTTCCCGCCGCCGGGCTGCCGCACCCCGGTGCCGTCGGCCGCCGCCAGGAGTCCGGCCACGGTGGGTGTGGCCAGCAGGGCCGCGGCGGGCACGTCGAGCACGCCGGCCCGGCGCAGCCGGCCCACCAGCAGGACGGCGCGCATCGAGTCGCCGCCCAGGTCGAAGAAGTTGTCGTGGACGCCGATGCCGCCGATGCCGAGGGTCTCCTCCCACAGGCGGGTCACGGCCCGTTCGCGTTCGGTGCGTGGGGGCACGTGTTCGGTCGTCAGGCGGGGCCGGGGGTCGAGGGCCGGCTCGGCGTCCGCCGCGTCCCCGGCGTCCGGCGCGTCCCCGGTGTCCGTGCGGGCGCCGGGGGCGTCGATCCAGTGGCGGTGCCGTTCGAAGGCGTAAGGGGGCAGCGGCGCGCGCCTCGGCGCGCCCGGCACCTCGGGGAGCGCGGTGTCCACGCCCGCGCTCCACAGCCGGCCCAGCGCCTCGGCCAGGACGAACCCGTCGTCGGCGTCGGCCTTGGCGTGCCGCATGGTGGTCACCGTCACCGGCGCGTGCTCCGCGAGCTGGGCGGCGGCCAGCTTGGTCAGGGTGTCGCCCGGCCCGATCTCCACCAGGACGGGACGGCGCTCCCACAGGGCGGTGACGCCGTCGGCGAACCGCACGGTGCCGCGGGTGTGGT carries:
- the paaD gene encoding 1,2-phenylacetyl-CoA epoxidase subunit PaaD — protein: MNGPTPSAPRPVPPPRPARAVAEVRALVEALPDPELPMIGLGDLGVIRSVAPAADGVLEVEITPTYLGCPALPAIVSAIRDALAASGHPEGRVRQVLSPPWTTDRVTAAGREKLAAHGIAPPVPAPANGPVPVAPIAVPCPHCGSRATRPHSPFGPSRCQSVLRCTACHELFPHLSAL
- the paaA gene encoding 1,2-phenylacetyl-CoA epoxidase subunit PaaA: MSARPPATAPTAPAAQDELLAHFDGLIAAGETIEPRDWMPDGYRRMVLRQMAQHAHSEIIGMQPEGAWLTRAPSLHRKSVLIAKVQDEAGHGMYLYSAAETLGVDRAELLDALHRGRQRASATFDRPAPTWADTGAIAWLTDGAAVVNQAPLCRTSYGPYARAMRRVCQEEAFHVRQGYDLLRALCEGTPEQKAMAQDAVNRWWLPAVALMFGPPDTAAGGADARTAALGAAVSRRAMAWGIKRHTNDELRQRFVDGCVPQAERLGLTLPDPAIRWNEERGHYDFTPVDWDVYRAALGDDAHWSRHRVEHRRAAHEDGAWVREASAAYAARFGADGPSPTTDTAADTAADTTATEAARDEAGERA
- the paaB gene encoding 1,2-phenylacetyl-CoA epoxidase subunit PaaB, which codes for MSRRREGAPASWEVFLRPRRGLAHQHVGSVRAADADTALLRARDLYTRRGDPLSLWVVRSDAVHAVSPDERDPFFAGARHKPYRYPEHFAPLTEKGPDGDHLD
- a CDS encoding class I adenylate-forming enzyme family protein, giving the protein MWLAQLLERNRQCRPDRLALVDERRRLTWSQFHDRTLELARGLADLGIERGDRVAVLSKDRVEVLETYFALARLGALFVPLNHSLAVPEVAGIVERVGAVAVLGESELLDRHPELPAPVRIRMALDTPAFEALGSLAAERALPEVADTDPIAVLHTSATTGRAKGVTVDSASFRAIALGWLVMARPTDDIVMVNCCPLYHGSMVVSLTYLAAGATVVLMPGFTPQRALAAVEEHRATHMWLVPQMLRFMLRAKGAARADLSSLREVLYGAAPMPLDVYAEAVERLGCGFRQVYGMTEVGGPFVTLGPDEHPAPGDVTARIPCGRVVPGMSARAVDEAGREMPRGEIGEIVVRGPGVMQGYWNDPEATREIVLDGWIRTGDLGFVDGAGRIHLVDRTKDVIIRAGQNVYPSEIERALVSHPAVRDAAVVGTPDDDYGEVPLAYVVAEPGTRAADLLAHVGQRLAPYKRPRRVEFIEQVPRNPAGKIVKKLLRA
- a CDS encoding SDR family oxidoreductase, which translates into the protein MTTTLPHEGKTVLVTGGSRGIGRAVARRLGREGALVAVHYGHDRTAAERTVEEIEADGGRAFPVHAELGVPGDADTLWEAFDRALAEQDARPGVDILVNNAGITLPRRIADVTEADYDRVFAVNTKAPFFIVQRGLDRLRDGGRIVNVSSVATRVAFPPIVAYTMTKAALDYLTLSLAQELGPRGITVNSVAPGYTETEINPTLSVPEIRRKYSEASVFGRLGAPADIADVVSFVASDDARWVTGQWIDASGGVHLGV
- a CDS encoding tryptophan 2,3-dioxygenase, with translation MNDDTSAPAPPDADDLDPPTRPFPGASPYDTYVHASVLNTLQHPLTEAPDEMGFLVTTQVMELWFTLIVHEWRTARTALAKDDLDAAGDALVRSRRALTALNAAWAPLAALTPARFNGFRAAFGEASGFQSAMYRHMEFLLGDKSAGMLDLHRGDAAVHEALGETYREPSLYDEVLRFLHRRGLPVPEHVRKRDVTTPHTCDPDVVEAWRQVYAGPRHDPLLTLGELLTDIAELVERWRFDHVMVVRRAMGTKSGSAGSTGLAWLERRAARPVFPELWEVRGGV
- the ccrA gene encoding crotonyl-CoA carboxylase/reductase, which produces MGTVPKKMYASLIRRERYGRPIDAFRTEVVDVPPVGRGQVLVKVMAAGVNYNNVWAALGHPLDVIAARRKAGATEDFHIGGSDLSGIVWAVGEGVRDVRPGDEVVVLASRWDETAEDIRLGADPAFSTTQRVWGYEENYGSFAQFAVVDDYMCHPKPARLSWAESACYMATAATAYRQLFGWEPHTVRPGDPVLIWGGAGGLGSIAIQLVRHVGGIPVAVVSSEERGEFCVGLGARGWIDRREFDHWGRMPDTSDEAAMARWLAGARAFGRRFWEVLGERRSPRIVLEHSGADTIPTSVYLCANGGMVVICGGTTGYNGDVDLRFLWMRQKRLQGSHVAGAREAREVTRLIEQGFVDPCLSRTFGFEEIGLAHQLIHDNRHPAGNMAVLVNARA
- a CDS encoding acyl carrier protein → MSTIRELLVELTGTAEFADAERVGDDVDLAASGIDSGDLVRLVLLVEQRLGVEITADAMEELHTIADYERFVAERSAAGAGGA
- a CDS encoding 4'-phosphopantetheinyl transferase superfamily protein, which encodes MAARLHPQRPAWASAGLGLGLAAVSDPRAVPAGPDEEAAAATMPPRRRSEFLAGRLAARRALRAVGLECGQIPRAGRLPRFPPGRVASIAHSAGVAVAVAASSGRGLPLGCDLELRPLPAEAARLVLRDDEEALLGPLPPGTAPYSVTSLFSAKEAAWKALHTGPRALPDGLLRSLRDLRAHSLVRGLRIEARTDPALAVRVEVVAVGAGVFSTVLGWAGR
- the paaC gene encoding 1,2-phenylacetyl-CoA epoxidase subunit PaaC, with the translated sequence MTTSTDPAPTAGTARVDARLAVHLLRLGDDALVLGQRLCQWITRAPTIEEDMALSNIALDLIGHARTLFTLSGRVDGTGRSEDEFAFTRSDREFTNALLTELPGGDFAVTVARQLAYTHYAALYYEALAGSADARPAAFGERAAREVAFHRMHADNWTLRLGLGTPESSRRMQRGLERVWPYTAELFDEDEVVRHLAAAGTVPSPAPLRPAWERRVSEVVTRAGLTVPTPSQQLRGGRAGLHTEEFGPLIAEMQSVHRRFPGGRW
- a CDS encoding 2Fe-2S iron-sulfur cluster-binding protein — protein: MNTAATTGDTPTDPRPEHPDRPRAAGRRTGRYRLAVVEVRHLTGDAVAVTLEVPDALRDVFAHRPGEHVVVRHRRAGGELRRSYSVCPPPADPAALRLVIRRGAPDGFGAHAAANLSPGDTLELSPPTGTFALSGRPGGHHVLIAGGSGVTPLAVMAAAALREDSACRVSLIHSVPTAADALLADELSELKDSFVDRFTALYVLTREEHGSGLSDGRIDDAKLPRLLTAVDAHPDPGTTFALCGPPGMVDAVRRALTAWGADPARIRSEAFTPAGPPPRSAPPRPTAAAHRTRVTALLGGHRRLAAAGPEDASILDALLRTHPDVPHACREGVCGSCRARVLSGRVTAGPQHALHAEELAAGYTLVCRARPLDTELTLDFDA